The DNA region aaaagtaGTTTCATGAAACAAAATAAGCGTAATAAAAGTGAGCCCAACAGGGCCTAGCGCTATCATGATAAAGACGTGCCTAAAAGGCCCAAGTGCAACTGCATTGAGACAGTGCACTATTTACCAAAAAAGGTCGTTCCTTAAAAGTTCTAAGGGGCCAAAAGAACAGACATTTCTGCTTACAAAGACTATAAACGCACCTGTCACAAATGTCTATAGTGTTATTTGCGATATCTCTGAATATCATCGGTTTATTCCCTACTGTAATGAGTCTTTCGTGAACAAGAGAAATCCTGTGACTGGGCTACCAACAGAAGCCGGATTAAGAGTGGGGTTTCAACACTACGACGAAAAATATGTTTGTCAGATTCATTGCCAGCGCGACCCCTCGGACCATTGCATTGTCCAAGCTGACTCGCTAACGCATAGCCTATTCGATGTTCTCCTAACTAAGTGGACAATATGCCCACACCCGTCAAAGGATGGCGTCACCACAGCAGAACTGCTTctgaagttcaagttcaaaTTTAGTCTTTACAACAACGTAGCAtcaatttttggaaagagCGTTACACAGCATGTCATGAAATCGTTTGAGAGACGTATTTTTATGCTTATgaaacaagaagccaaggCACGTTCTTCTAAGAAATCGCAGCGTACCACATAGCGTTTCGCTTACTAGATTTGCTGCAGCTCGTTTTCCTAAATCATACGTTGTTCGAACCATTTATTTAACAATAATGAAACCTGTCCATACATAATACATCCAAAAAGGAGATGCAGACTTCAAGGTTGCGGTTTTGGTGTACTGCCAAATAATTCCCAAATAAAATAATAGCAAAAGAAATATCCCAGCTTCGAGTAGTTCAAGTTAAACTCCGCTTCTTGCCCTTATTGTCCCAAAATTTAAGCGACCACCAGCCGACGAGTGCCGCGGCGAATCCAAATAAAAATGTCTTGTCTCTGCtgttcagttcttctttcgtAGCGTGTAAGCCAAAGTTTTCGCTTGCTCGCTTGTCGGCATCAAGCTCtgcctcttcatcaaccACTTCAATGTTGTCAGTTGGTGCATCGACCTGAAATATCACCTTGTCGTGGTCTGTGGTCGAGACCGCAGGTGGGACGTTTGCActgacttcttcaacgctTAATTCTTTCTCTAACCTAGTAACTGGCTTTTTGTCTGCACTGCTAGAGAGCGGTGTGATGTGAACAATATATTCTTGCTCTGGGGTCTCTAGCGATTTTTCGGTTGCTGCGATGTCCGGCATTCTCACATCATCTACAGGTTTGATATCGTTTCTGGCTCTAATAGATTTAGAAATGTGCAGCTGCCGGGCAGCTTGTTTAGCGGCTCCACCGCTCAACGACCCTGAGGTCTCAAATGCCAGTATACGGTCAACTAGCTCGCCTTTCCTCCCGGAAATCTTCAAACCTCGAGTTCTGCACTCATTCTTCAAggctttcaagctcatgACATTAAATGTAGCAA from Lachancea thermotolerans CBS 6340 chromosome C complete sequence includes:
- the COQ10 gene encoding ubiquinone-binding protein COQ10 (similar to uniprot|Q08058 Saccharomyces cerevisiae YOL008W Hypothetical ORF), whose amino-acid sequence is MIKTCLKGPSATALRQCTIYQKRSFLKSSKGPKEQTFLLTKTINAPVTNVYSVICDISEYHRFIPYCNESFVNKRNPVTGLPTEAGLRVGFQHYDEKYVCQIHCQRDPSDHCIVQADSLTHSLFDVLLTKWTICPHPSKDGVTTAELLLKFKFKFSLYNNVASIFGKSVTQHVMKSFERRIFMLMKQEAKARSSKKSQRTT
- the AIM34 gene encoding Aim34p (weakly similar to uniprot|Q03673 Saccharomyces cerevisiae YMR003W Hypothetical ORF), yielding MNKQFYSQQWKGVLTGFRPLTMVSPRFSMFLVPRRISCRFVHSTPKKDHTTLLSNDKLATFNVMSLKALKNECRTRGLKISGRKGELVDRILAFETSGSLSGGAAKQAARQLHISKSIRARNDIKPVDDVRMPDIAATEKSLETPEQEYIVHITPLSSSADKKPVTRLEKELSVEEVSANVPPAVSTTDHDKVIFQVDAPTDNIEVVDEEAELDADKRASENFGLHATKEELNSRDKTFLFGFAAALVGWWSLKFWDNKGKKRSLT